The following proteins are encoded in a genomic region of Zea mays cultivar B73 chromosome 9, Zm-B73-REFERENCE-NAM-5.0, whole genome shotgun sequence:
- the LOC100284131 gene encoding Ran-binding protein 1 homolog a: MADPAEHRPAEEDEEAAAAGEDEDTGAQVAPIVKLEEVAVTTGEEDEDVLVDMKAKLYRFDKEANQWKERGTGTVKLLKHKETAKVRLVMRQAKTLKICANHLVVATTKMQEHAGSDKSCVWHALDFADGELKEEMFAIRFGSVENCKKFKDTVEEIAEEQGKTEVKENEEVSIAAADLVQKLTVTEASKEGDAEEEEAPASDHKKDAKG, encoded by the exons ATGGCCGACCCGGCGGAGCACCGTCCAGCGGAGGAGGACGAGGAAGCCGCGGCGGCCGGCGAGGATGAGGACACCGGCGCTCAGGTCGCGCCCATCGTGAAGCTGGAGGAGGTCGCCGTTACCACCGGAGAGGAGGACGAGGACGTACTTGTCGACAT GAAGGCGAAGCTCTACCGGTTCGACAAGGAGGCGAACCAGTGGAAAGAACGTGGCACAGGCACTGTGAAGCTGCTTAAGCACAAGGAGACCGCCAAGGTCCGCCTCGTCATGCGTCAGGCGAAGACGCTTAAGATCTGTGCTAACCATCTTG TGGTGGCGACGACTAAGATGCAGGAGCACGCAGGGAGCGACAAGTCGTGCGTGTGGCACGCGCTGGACTTCGCCGACGGTGAGCTCAAGGAGGAGATGTTTGCTATCCGTTTTGGATCTGTCGAGA ATTGCAAGAAGTTCAAGGACACTGTTGAAGAGATAGCTGAAGAGCAAGGAAAGACCGAGGTGAAAGAAAACGAGGAAGTCTCCATTGCCGCCGCAGATTTGGTACAGAAGTTAACAGTGACAGAGGCTAGCAAGGAGGGAGATGCAGAGGAAGAGGAGGCTCCTGCATCTGACCATAAGAAGGATGCTAAAGGGTAA